From the genome of Calliopsis andreniformis isolate RMS-2024a unplaced genomic scaffold, iyCalAndr_principal scaffold0022, whole genome shotgun sequence, one region includes:
- the Pi31 gene encoding proteasome inhibitor 31 kDa, whose product MVDTNLTFGFEILQTLYDSQLTKKEDVLILFVHWYLLKNGFRCIGLGDSKAYNASEKGSELLAEGWNTRPNYAIRYVNDGKLYIFHGIKSDEDLLLNMLKVDDQSVSNVRFPINQTVTDLRGPLETIIPSHQTVLQSLQNDFINPVLPSNTTENSTQTSATERNVRTEPDPDPLSVGRSSHPLPHPWNTDPSRVGAADLDPFGRGGGMIFDPFSPAARNPIDPRRPALGVPGRLPPGAVPPFARFDPFGPPDNNPPRPRPNPDSDDVLPPGYDDMFM is encoded by the exons ATGGTCGATACAAACCTCACGTTTGGTTTTGAAATTCTGCAAACATTATACGACAGCCAGCTTACAAAAAAAGAAGACGTCTTAATTTTATTCGTGCACTGGTATCTCCTCAAAAATGGGTTTAGATGTATTGGTCTTGGTGATTCG AAAGCATACAATGCATCAGAGAAAGGATCAGAACTGCTTGCAGAGGGATGGAACACACGGCCAAATTATGCTATACGATATGTGAACGATGGAAAGTTGTACATATTTCATGGTATAAAATCTGATGAGGATCTGTTATTAAATATGTTG AAGGTGGATGATCAGAGTGTGTCGAATGTTCGGTTTCCAATTAACCAAACAGTAACTGACCTCCGGGGACCATTAGAAACCATAATACCCTCACACCAAACTGTTTTACAATCGCTTCAAAATGATTTTATTAACCCAGTACTTCCCAGTAATACTACAGAAAATTCTACACAAACATCAGCTACAGAGAGGAATGTTCGGACAGAGCCTGATCCTGATCCATTAAGTGTAGGACGTTCGTCACATCCATTACCTCACCCATG GAATACAGACCCTAGTAGGGTGGGAGCCGCAGATTTAGATCCCTTTGGACGAGGCGGAGGCATGATCTTTGATCCATTCAGTCCAGCTGCTCGTAATCCCATAGATCCACGCAGGCCAGCTTTAGGAGTTCCTGGAAGATTGCCGCC AGGAGCTGTTCCGCCTTTCGCAAGATTCGATCCTTTCGGTCCACCTGACAACAATCCACCAAGGCCACGTCCTAATCCAGACAGCGATGACGTCCTTCCTCCGGGATATGATGACATGTTCATGTAA
- the P58ipk gene encoding dnaJ homolog subfamily C member P58IPK has protein sequence MYHCGLLLVLLDLSLDVVGSVSQLEIDRHLELGREFLAKGQLQDALSHYHAAVEGDPNNYLTYYKRGTVYLALGKAKFALLDLDRVLELKPDFTSARLQRGNVLLKQAQFDKAEADFRDVLAVEPNNLDAYNALYKIAPAQEDLRIVDKLMRNGDYTAAAQQLTRIIEICPWSAELRERRAECYEALEDYISAISDIRSTTKLQSDNTQGFLKLASLHYRLGQVEESLKEIRECLKLDPEHSKCFSFYKKIKQIAKLLTEAETAKEGNDHNKCIKSAESILRLEPSAVNVRFTAHQLLCKCYTETSEPSLAIKNCQEAVSIRKEPGVFCDKAEAYLAAEMFDDAIRDFKEALEIDPNLQRAKQGLHKAQQRQKLSESRDYYKILGVPRTASKRDIIKAYRKAAQKWHPDNFKEGEEKKRAEKRFIDIAAAKEVLTDDEKRAKFDQGEDPLDPESGKHQQGFNPFQEFHHFHGSPFQFKFHFN, from the exons ATGTACCACTGTGGTCTACTGCTCGTCTTGTTGGATTTGTCTTTAGATG TGGTTGGGAGTGTTTCTCAATTAGAGATTGACAGACATTTGGAGTTAGGTAGAGAATTTTTAGCGAAGGGTCAGTTACAGGATGCATTGTCACATTACCATGCAGCTGTTG AGGGAGACCCGAATAACTATTTAACATATTATAAGAGAGGCACAGTATATCTAGCATTAGGTAAAGCTAAATTTGCACTGCTGGATCTCGACAGAGTTTTGGAATTGAAGCCAGATTTTACATCTGCGAGATTACAGCGTGGCAATGTGCTGCTTAAACAAGCTCAATTTGATAAAGCAGAAGCTGATTTTCGAGATGTA ttGGCAGTTGAACCGAACAATTTAGATGCCTATAATGCCTTATATAAAATAGCACCTGCACAAGAAgatttaagaattgtagacaAGTTAATGAGAAACGGTGATTATACAGCAGCTGCACAGCAACTTACAAGAATTATTGAAATATGTCCATGGTCAGCTGAGCTTAGAGAACGTAGGGCAGAATGTTACGAGGCCCTTGAAGATTATATCAGTGCTATTTCTGATATACGTTCTACGACTAAATTACAGTCTGACAATACACAAGGGTTTTTGAAGTTGGCTTCTCTGCATTATCGTCTTGGACAAGTAGAAGAATCATTAAA AGAAATTCGGGAATGTTTAAAACTAGACCCAGAACATTCAAagtgtttttcattttataagaaaatAAAACAGATAGCAAAGCTACTGACAGAAGCAGAAACAGCTAAAGAGGGTAACGATCACAATAAATGTATAAAATCAGCTGAATCCATACTTAGACTCGAACCAAGTGCAGTTAATGTACGCTTTACTGCACACCAACTTCTTTGTAAATGCTATACTGAAACCTCTGAGCCAAGCCTTGCGATTAAAAATTGTCAAGAGGCAGTGAGTATACGAAAAGAACCCGGAGTGTTTTGCGACAAAGCAGAAGCATATCTTGCTGCTGAAATGTTTGATGACG CGATACGAGATTTCAAGGAAGCTCTGGAAATTGATCCAAATCTCCAGAGAGCAAAGCAAGGCCTTCACAAAGCTCAGCAACGGCAAAAACTGTCCGAATCTCGAGATTATTACAAAATTCTGGGTGTGCCAAGAACAGCATCGAAACGAGACATTATTAAAGCATACAGAAAAGCTGCACAGAAGTGGCATCCCGATAATTTCAAAGAGGGAGAGGAGAAGAAACGTGCAGAGAAACGATTCATCGATATCGCAGCTGCCAAAGAAGTATTAACTGACGATGAAAAAAGAGCGAAATTTGACCAAGGAGAAGATCCTTTGGACCCAGAATCAGGAAAACATCAACAAGGTTTCAATCCCTTCCAAGAATTCCACCACTTCCATGGTTCTCCCTTCCAATTTAAGTTCCACTTTAATTAG